GAGAACGGCTTCAGGGGTGAGACTGAGGGTGAACTGAATCTCCTTCTTCCCTTCCTCTTTGCCATGGAGAAGTCTGGATGAGTCCATGGAGCTGGAGCGCCTGACACCTTCCGATGAGTCCTGAGGTTTGGGCAACGTCAGCCAGGAGCACTGACCGGCACCCGGCTTCTGCGCTGGGCTTTTACTCTTCTCTTGATGAGCTTTCCGCCCCAAATTCCTTAAATTCGCCGATGTCCAAGATGTGGACTGCTTCTCCTTTTCGGAACCTTTTTCTCCGCCGGATTTGCTGGTGAGCTCAGTCTGAGGAGGCACTCCGTTGGCTTTCTTTTTCCCGAATAGTTCCCTTCCAGGAGAAGAGATCCGCTGGTGGAGGCTGATGGGCGGAAAAGGCATTTTTGTGACTGGAAGTGATCAGGATATAAAAACGTGCAAATGTTCAAAGTGCAGATGAGGAAGCCCTGCACAAAGCGACGATCGGCGCTCTGCGGGCATTATCCAACAGCGAGGTGAAGGGAGGCTGTAGTGCACCTGTTGGCCACACTGACTAGAAATCAACtggtgagcacacacacagactggctGTTTTATGACCGTCCTGGCAGGAAGGCGTGGTCAGGAGACGCACCAAACAAAGCCACGAAAAAACTGCGGTGATGTCATTTCATCATTTCCAATAACTTCCGATGAGCCACATGCACCTCATGCTCCCCTCAGATTTTCTCACAGCGCCTCTGCCGTTTTCCAGCCACTGGAGAAGTTCACACGCACATAGCCTGCTTCACAAATTGTTTACCTGAATCAACCTGGAAGATATTAATCATCTTCATGTATTGATATGAATGGTGTCAGTTTAGTTTCTGTGACacatggacatttttttttaacttgaagTGACAGCAGGTTTATCTGGTTTCCTTAAATGTGACTCATATTTATCACCTATTTTTAAGAgttaaatttagattttacaGTAGTCTTGTCTATGGGAATATATCTCGcttataaaaacactgattagcCCTTATTGCCTATAGATAACCCTGGTTGTCCTTGACCTAAGAAAACATGTCACAGGCACAATGACATGCATCTTGATTTTAGCCTTTCAGTCAGTCAATATAGTCTCAAATGTCAATTAACTGACGCGTGTGGATGGCCCATTGTTGTCGTGTGGACCGTGTAGCCTATGAAAGGCAATCTGAGGGAATATACAAATAGTATAGAGCATTgatttctccttctttctgcTGTTATCTGCACTTTCACCCAGACAGTTCCACAATTGATTCAATGTAATTTTGTTTCCCTCAGTGTGGGTTGCAAGAGGAAATCAATACTCACCTTCTAGATCTATAGTTTATACCATTTATTTGATATTGCCTGAGCATATGTTACAATTTGTAGAACATTTTGCCTTTAAGTCATTCAACAGATAATTACTTAATTCATTGATTACCATACCAAATTTAAGTGTTATTACATATATCTTTACAATTTACaacactgaatatgtgcaaCATAACTATGTGATTTGAAATGGCATAATAAAAACTGGCATAATAGTTGCTATGATTAGAATAACATTCCTGTAGTTACTcatttttatgtacacagttCAGCCCGATCATCCTGACTAACTCATCTGTGACAAACCACGACaagttatttattcatctttacAAGATGGGATCATTAAGCTGAAGAGCACCCAGTGTTTAATTTCAGCGGCTGCCTTGGTGTGGTATCCTTCTTCTCTCTGACATAACAATGGATTAGAAGTAATAAAGAGGAAACAGGACACTAACAGATTGCTGGGGTCAGGGTATTTTCCCCCCCACATCCTCAAACTTTTAATCCAAAAATAGCGGGTAAAGAAAACTGATCACAAAAACAACCAACCTCCCTTCATTCAAgataattattttatccctCAGATTACTTGGAGAGTATATAGTGCTCAGGGATTTGCTGGCTCTCTGCCAAGTTAGTTGAACAAGTAGTACTGAAGGGAGATTTTGTCCATTCTAATCCACTGCCACATTATACAAGCACCTAATGAAAACATGTGGGGGCTGCACAACAGGCATTGAAATGCAGTTATTTAGTACAAAGAAAACCTAGAGGCATGTTTGCTGAACCTGAAGCAAACCTTGCAGCTACTACATAGGATGATAGGAAGCACTGTGGCTTTCTTTATGTGGAGACTGATGCATTAAAcagctttaaaataatttcttcaCTGTAAACCAAACAGATTGATGACTGACTGCTGGTCCAAGGTGCTCTATAAAATAAGAAGATGTACACCTTCTCATCAGGATAATATGAACATCTGCAGCACAGATGGGGGGTAGGCTGAGGTTACGAATCTTCTGGAGGAGGTTGTCATGGCAACCCTATCCTCAAAGGCTATGCCATCAAGCTGAAGCAATATAGGATCCCAATGCAAGCTATATTAGGTTATTAGGTCATGTCAAAAGCACAATGTTCAGAAAAGCGTAATTAACTGGGTCATTGCTACATCTGGCAggaaatcaaatttaaaaaggaGAAGCAATTTTAATGTAATGAGCTAAGGGGGCGGGGGGGGCAGGTGTATTCACATACACATGGAAGACTAACAGACACTAGACAGGCGCTGATTTTTAATCTATTTAGCTGGAAAAACCTCAAAAGAGTTGTGGATATCAGATATCCCTGTGTATTACCACTGAAGCGGTGCCTCTATTGCCTGAGGGAAAATAGttagataaaaacactgaataacaTCTGAGAGCATATTTATACATCAGTGCCTAGtcagaagacagaaagaaaatgtgttttaatatttgtggGTAAGTCAGCACACCATTTAAATATCCAGAAGAAAATGTGATCTCacactgttaaaaatgtaaatatgtatggTTGGTCAATGTTTCAACTcttcatatatactgtatgtaaatacaaatattatacAGTAAGGCACTTGCGCTGTAAATTACAATGTAGAAAGtcaaaaacaaagtcaaaatgATTTCCCTGCATTTAAATGGTATAAAACCCTCAGAAAACATGagaatatctttaaatatattAAGTATTAAAGGCACTCTTCTctcaaaacacaagcaaaaggTGATAAGCGTTATAATCTGATTATAGTTAAAGACCTTCAGCAAGACTTAAAAAGCAGAGAATTCACAGTATGAAACAGCCAAAGTAAAAATTTGGAGATATAGTGtataaacaacacaaatgtatattttacagAGCAACCACTTTTGCAATTTGTATATTAGGACCAGTCTTCACATGAAATTGTAGACTCAGTAGCTTTAGCTCAGGCAGGTAGTGAAGCATTTCATCACAGCAtccctgtgaaaaaaaaacaaaacagaagagtAAATACCTTAATAACAGTGGAAACAATGCAATACagcaaagaaatgaaagaaaaaggtaTGAAGGAATGTTGGTTTAGAGTTGCTCTAAAATGATCCAGGAACAACTTGATCCAGGAGACGAGCCTCGAGAGCAAAATCCTGTGATGCGTACAAAATTAAAAGCGACAAAAAAAGCACTTCCATCCTTTGTTATGAAGATTTGGGTGGGGCTCGTCATGAATAAGTGAGCGTGTTTTGGCGGGGAAGCACCACATGTTCCCGGTGATGGGGGCTCCCTTTTCCTCCAGGTACTCTGTGTTTGAGGGATGATGCAATACAAGcgatcaccatggcaaccacacaCCGTTGCCTACTCtatttccccttgcactgtttGCTCTTGCCATCAGTGTGTTGCTATGCAGACTTCGCCTGCAGCCACAGTTAAATTTTCGGTGGAGGAGGTGTGAAAACCCAGTCAAGGTTAAAAGGAGAAGGGGGGATCATAAGCAGTCTGAGAGGGAGGACAGGAGGTCAGAGCACAGACAGAAGACTGGCTCCTTCCAATGCTTTGGTTCCTCCCTCTGGtgtattaacaaaaaaaacacaagcatcCTCTTCTCTAGCACCCATACAGCctgaggtttgttttttttttaaatttaattttcactTGATGCTATTTttgctccccccccccaaaaaaaaactgcatgaaTAAATGATGCTTCTCAGAGACTTCCCCAGCATCTGATTAAATTTTAGAGCAACAGTAGCCTTAAAGCACTGTGGGAAGTGCACATGCAGCAGGTTTTTGTACCTTGGACTTCAGGCGTGGGAGGTTATAAATAGGCAACAGGGTAAAATACATTAAAGGATCAAGTCCATTCGCCATGTGGTGTTGTGGCTGGCCAGGTATCACACTTTGTTTGAGCACGAACAGGGATGGAGAGGGAGGTCAAAATATGCATTTGCTCTGTAATAACATGGCAAACAATAGAGAGCTAAATGATCAaatccaaattaaatgaaaaatggattAAAGTAAGAAGCTTAAGAAGAGAGGATAATAACGtgttgaccaaaaaaaaaaaaaaaggtaagaaatataataaaggataacataaataaatacgtCATCACCAGGATTTCAACAGGCGACCCCAAAATAAGACGTCAAATTTGCATTTCTCTATTGGAATTTGGTTTTTGTGGGGTGGCACAAGGAAAAGGTCTTTGTCTCAGCTTTGTATTGTTGTTAGCGTttgggtggggggagggggaaCATAGGGTGGTTATAAGAGGTCTCTCAGCTGTCGGGACAGATTATAGGGTCGCCCAAACACACAAGGCACttggggtggtggagggggggcATTGGGGGGGGGCTACTAGATCTCTCACCAAATGAGACATAACCCTGTTTACAGCTGGACTGGCAAAACAACATCACACCTCATGCTTGGCTTAGAGAAAGCACTGAGGTGGTGCAACATATGGAAGAATTTAAGGGGTGAACACCTGAATACAGAGGAGGGTTTTCTTGTATTCAAAGGACAAAGAAAGTAACCTGTGAGACTATTATGTGATTATGAGACTTAATTTTCATACAGTACCACAACGACAATACTGTATTAAAAtacaatactgtattttatacGGGACAGCATATTCATCTGGCTTAAATCTGGCTTAAAGAGCATTATTGCGTGAgaaatgatttcattttgaCATCATGGATGAGGCAAATAACGTCACAGAGCTACAGCACAGGGGAGTGTGAAACAACAAGCTGCCATTTGTTTGACACTTAGTGCCGGCCCTAGTCATGGGGGGATTACAGCCATATGGTGGAGACAAACAGCCGGATGTTTAGAcgtaaataaaaaaacatgttgtcttTCAACGGTCGGTCATAGTATTGCCTccagttttttgtgtgtggcttaaTAGTCTTATTTGTGGACAGAGCGTTATGATAAAAAAATGGGAGATGTATTTAACGTCGCAATTTCCATGACAGCAACTGGTTTCTCGGGAAGTGGCTCAAGTGAAAGGTGTACTCTTATAAAGTGTTAAACATACAACTGAAAATCAATGCTGACATTTTCTGcaaatataaatcatataaTCATGTTATCTTACCTGGCAAATGGAATGTAAGAGATGCTATacctgaaagagaaaaatataaaacatcatgatGAGGGAACATTTACTGCTTATGTTAAAGACAAAATAGAATCCAATGACATGGAAGAAAAGTACAAACATGATTTTGAGGCTAAGCAAGTCAAACTACATGTTAGTACATGttaatttcatatttcactAGTATAGACAAGTCAAGATGTCTTGAGCATCATAGTGAAGACATTTCCCTTCAGCTGAACTTGACATTTCTGGTATGTTTGGGACCTCTGAGATTTTGACTTAAACTGAGATTTCCATGTGTTTCAATGATGCTTATCTGCATGCCTGGGTGATGTTTCagagattaaagattaaaagcATAATATAGATTTAAGCATAATAGcataataatgttatttttgatGATCAAAAcacattctgtttttaaaatgctcCATCAAGTAGCAATCACTGGACTGATGGGTATTTGATGTAACTTGGCGAGGGATTAACCACACGTGATTGTGAATGAATTGGATACACTGTAATCTTCGTGCTAATGATTCAAGACAGATTGTCAGCCAGACATCAAGTACAACTAAAACACGATACCCTGTGTTGGAGGGAACGATTACAGCTGCAGTGTAGCTTAAAAATCCCCTGATCAAACatctaatttatttaaaatatgtgaGGAATCTACAGCAGTTGAATGATTAACTATAGCCTGAGAAAGATTACCATCTTATGTGACCACCAGTCAGCAGAaactctcctctgtcctcttaAGCAGGGCTGTAAGAATTACTGTAAGACCCTGGATGGAGTTATAGCTAAGAAATGGCCAAGTTatgtttaaaataatcaaataaagtaaaataagtaagttaaaaacaagctttccattctgtttttgttatttatcttCCTACAGTCTGCCACCCTCTATATTTTAGTCAGTGTGCTTTAGTGTCACATGGTCACTTTGTAAGTTTACAGTCTTCAGCCTGAGGACTGGACTTTGCCCACTTGTCTGCGTCGGTCAGTTGCGACGTCTTCTTACTGGACCACCTTCACACAGACGGCTGACTGCCTGCGTGGGAGTGCACTATGCCCCCAGTCTGTTAAGAATGAGCTCGGGATGTGTGACTTGTGGTTGCTATGGCGATGCCTCTGAGAACGCAGGCAGAGCGGAAGTGAATGTACTACATGAACAGTAGGTGCAATAGTAGAGTATTGATGAGGATGACACAGTCCTTGCTCAGTGATGCACAGAAACTCCCTGTTCTCTTCCTCCTGAGTTGCTGGGGGTTTGTGTTTCTATGAGCAGAAACTCTCTGTCACTACTGTGCAAATATCCTCATTAATGACCATACATGCACTGACATGCTAATACATGTCACTGACAGGTCTATTTACTCACTGCTATGCTGGAACTTAACCCCACTGACCCTCAGGATGAGACAACAAGACCTTGAACTGAAGACtactaaggctgcaactaacagttatgTTCATTATCAGTCAATCtgtcaattattatttttacgTTACGTTGATCAATAGTAATAGTCTAAATCACATCTGAAAATACATCCAGGAGACGAGCCTCGAGAGCAAAATCTGAGCCCagggtgatgtcatcaaatgacttgttttgtccacccaacagtccaaaacccgaAGATATTCAATTCATAATGTAACTCAAcggagaaaagcagcaaatcttcacaattTGAGAAGccggaaccagagaatgtttataatatttctcaatacaagactgaactgattaatcagttatcaaactTGGAGACAATTTAATTCTCTGTCGATCAACTTAACAATCTACGTAATATTTCAGCACTAATGAATGTAtatcaataaatgaaaacatggcAAAACCATGTTATTTCAAACTGAGCAGAGTCGATGAAA
This genomic stretch from Thunnus albacares chromosome 14, fThuAlb1.1, whole genome shotgun sequence harbors:
- the prr18 gene encoding proline-rich protein 18 yields the protein MPFPPISLHQRISSPGRELFGKKKANGVPPQTELTSKSGGEKGSEKEKQSTSWTSANLRNLGRKAHQEKSKSPAQKPGAGQCSWLTLPKPQDSSEGVRRSSSMDSSRLLHGKEEGKKEIQFTLSLTPEAVLVIQKRNLEKQMLAKQQKCCAAADFRHRRVFPSKKAHGASKGSAPVAKAEGAEQDITAIVKISLLNDQYKYDDVEYEEEDGDVDETVVRKCKEWLKGVENAAALGKVDKLSALPHLKGC